A single genomic interval of Lacrimispora sphenoides JCM 1415 harbors:
- a CDS encoding carbohydrate ABC transporter permease: MNKHRSNHISPAFYLMVVPVAALFFLLHTVPFLKGIFYSFTNWKGYGNWEFIGFKNFLQFFKDPSIKQAYGFTFQFALSATVLVNVLSLALACGLNGKIRGKNFLKALYFLPYMLGTLIIGFVFNFIFGNIIPGFGKLAGIDGLSVNILGTSKAWLGVLFVTVWQSMAFNTMIYLSGLQTVDKDIYDAASVDGAVGLQRFIKITFPLIAPFFTINMVLSVKSFLMAFDQIMAMTGGGPGTATTTISMLIYKRGFDGGQFAYQSANAVILFLVVASISVLQLKILEKREAKIN; the protein is encoded by the coding sequence TTGAATAAACATAGAAGTAACCACATTAGCCCAGCGTTCTATCTTATGGTGGTTCCCGTGGCGGCACTGTTCTTTTTACTCCATACGGTTCCCTTTCTAAAAGGTATCTTTTACAGCTTTACCAACTGGAAGGGCTATGGGAACTGGGAATTTATCGGTTTTAAAAATTTCCTGCAGTTTTTTAAGGATCCTTCCATAAAGCAGGCCTATGGCTTTACCTTTCAGTTTGCACTTTCCGCCACTGTCCTTGTCAACGTATTAAGTTTGGCGCTGGCATGCGGGCTCAATGGGAAAATTCGTGGAAAGAATTTTTTAAAGGCGCTGTATTTCCTACCATATATGCTGGGTACTCTGATCATCGGTTTTGTATTTAACTTTATCTTTGGAAATATCATTCCGGGATTTGGTAAATTGGCGGGTATCGATGGGCTGAGTGTCAATATTCTTGGTACCAGCAAAGCATGGCTTGGGGTTTTGTTCGTTACCGTCTGGCAATCCATGGCCTTTAACACCATGATCTATCTCTCCGGCCTTCAGACGGTGGATAAGGATATCTATGACGCGGCATCCGTTGACGGTGCCGTAGGCCTCCAGCGGTTTATCAAGATCACATTTCCACTGATCGCTCCTTTTTTTACCATCAATATGGTATTAAGTGTTAAGAGTTTTCTTATGGCATTTGACCAGATTATGGCAATGACAGGGGGAGGGCCCGGAACAGCGACCACTACGATCTCCATGTTGATCTATAAGCGGGGATTTGACGGCGGACAGTTTGCTTACCAGTCAGCCAATGCCGTTATTTTATTCTTGGTTGTGGCGTCAATTTCCGTATTACAGCTAAAGATTTTAGAAAAAAGGGAGGCGAAAATAAACTGA
- a CDS encoding ABC transporter substrate-binding protein — MKMKKMLAVGLTCSLAAMLAAGCSESGKTSGKSSDSGVAHLEFFSSKMENVSTMQKLVDKFNKQNTDVQVTLNSPADAGTVLKTRMTKDDLPDIIAYGGDNIYTELTEAGILLDLSDQEVLKTINDSYMQMVYDINGDKAEKAYGIPFAANASGIIYNADLFKKAGVTIPETWDELIEVCEKLSAAGIQPFELSFKDSWTILPSWNSLAPATQPESFLEAKKEGTTTFLGTHEEVLEKYSTLVNYAQADFMGTSYDDGNRSFANGEAAMLINGVWTVPEIKKTNESINLDMFAYPATNDKSKNKVVSGIDVMLMVTNQCKNPEAAKRFVSFMLEPENSQLYINEQFAFSPVEGVVQEDASVAGLAKDIADGKVTDFVDHYYPNGYNLSAILSEFFLNKANGMDESENIAAILKKCDEQYDILNTR, encoded by the coding sequence ATGAAAATGAAAAAAATGTTGGCAGTTGGTTTGACCTGCTCTCTGGCAGCGATGCTTGCTGCGGGTTGCAGTGAATCAGGTAAAACCTCAGGCAAGAGTTCCGATTCAGGAGTCGCACACCTGGAGTTTTTCTCATCAAAGATGGAAAATGTATCCACCATGCAAAAGCTCGTGGACAAATTCAACAAACAAAATACCGATGTCCAGGTTACCTTAAATTCCCCGGCAGATGCGGGAACTGTATTAAAAACCAGGATGACCAAGGATGATCTGCCTGATATCATTGCCTATGGCGGCGATAACATCTATACGGAACTTACAGAAGCAGGGATCTTATTGGATTTAAGTGACCAGGAGGTTTTAAAGACCATAAACGATTCATATATGCAGATGGTCTATGATATCAATGGAGATAAAGCAGAAAAAGCATACGGCATCCCGTTTGCTGCCAATGCATCCGGAATTATCTATAATGCAGATCTGTTTAAAAAAGCAGGTGTAACGATTCCTGAGACCTGGGATGAGCTCATTGAGGTATGCGAAAAGCTGTCCGCAGCAGGCATCCAGCCCTTTGAATTAAGCTTTAAGGATAGCTGGACCATCCTGCCTTCCTGGAACTCTCTGGCGCCGGCAACACAGCCCGAAAGCTTTTTAGAGGCGAAGAAAGAAGGAACCACTACTTTCCTTGGCACTCATGAAGAAGTTTTGGAAAAGTACAGCACGCTGGTGAATTATGCCCAGGCAGATTTTATGGGAACTTCCTATGATGACGGCAACCGCAGCTTTGCAAATGGTGAAGCAGCAATGCTGATTAACGGCGTGTGGACCGTACCTGAAATCAAGAAAACCAATGAATCCATCAATCTTGATATGTTTGCTTATCCGGCAACCAATGATAAGAGTAAAAATAAGGTTGTATCCGGAATCGATGTCATGCTTATGGTGACAAACCAATGCAAAAACCCGGAAGCTGCCAAGCGTTTTGTGTCATTTATGTTGGAACCGGAAAACAGTCAGCTTTACATTAACGAGCAGTTTGCATTTTCTCCGGTGGAAGGCGTTGTACAGGAGGATGCTTCGGTGGCCGGACTGGCAAAGGATATTGCAGATGGAAAGGTTACGGATTTTGTAGACCATTATTATCCCAACGGTTATAATCTGTCCGCTATTTTATCCGAATTTTTCTTAAACAAGGCAAATGGTATGGATGAAAGCGAGAACATTGCTGCAATACTGAAAAAGTGCGATGAACAATATGATATCCTCAATACCCGTTAA
- a CDS encoding response regulator produces MKVIIAEDEYYAKKMLVKLLTKIDMDITVCLEAETGKQAADYLAVKDADLVITDIRMPEMDGLSLAKYVEEHCPATDVVIVSGYSDFNYAKEAMKYGVRYYLTKPVKPEELEKAIRDITETREEEKRLLEKQVDRRLLQESLQYVNISGILANRALMDTFRDLCGVQLRERSYQMLLLQGKQRMSREEAKTLAEFLESASDHSNIQVFYFQQPDEVIAMKFDGQEGLWDQKFLLRLKQELSHREIEITCGISRVYKGEELLGDAYRDCVYAINGRLLDEKTRVFEYEPELSMEQILTQQEELLIYESVMKGSYQQAEAALRQFFVKCKEGIWNVYSLYSGIMQIFSVISRAYCNREASSESEEVNRYLLFSFKSDLYQFRTMEELERYMFKILENTCGSQEEKGSIIEEIKNYVSLNFRYEISLNELAAHKYFMNSSYLSRLFKSETGMNFSKYLITYRMERAKELLKNTVFKISEIADYVGYNDTSYFIHTFKRLYQMTPEQYRAQVEKR; encoded by the coding sequence ATGAAGGTCATCATTGCGGAAGATGAATATTACGCAAAAAAAATGCTCGTTAAACTATTAACTAAGATTGATATGGATATCACCGTATGTCTGGAAGCCGAAACCGGGAAACAGGCGGCAGATTATCTTGCCGTCAAGGACGCAGACCTTGTGATAACCGATATCCGCATGCCGGAAATGGACGGGCTGTCCCTCGCAAAATATGTGGAAGAACACTGCCCTGCAACGGATGTGGTTATCGTAAGCGGCTATTCGGATTTTAATTACGCCAAGGAAGCGATGAAGTATGGGGTCCGGTATTACCTTACCAAACCGGTAAAACCCGAGGAACTGGAAAAGGCCATACGGGATATTACAGAAACCAGAGAAGAAGAGAAAAGGCTGCTTGAAAAACAGGTGGACCGCAGGCTTTTGCAGGAATCCCTCCAATATGTGAATATCTCCGGCATTCTGGCAAACCGGGCCCTGATGGATACCTTCCGTGACCTGTGCGGCGTACAGTTAAGGGAACGCTCCTACCAGATGCTCTTATTGCAAGGGAAACAGCGTATGAGCCGGGAGGAGGCAAAGACGTTGGCAGAATTCTTAGAATCCGCATCAGACCACTCCAATATCCAGGTCTTTTATTTCCAGCAGCCGGATGAGGTGATCGCCATGAAGTTTGACGGGCAGGAGGGGCTGTGGGATCAAAAGTTTTTACTCCGTCTGAAGCAGGAACTATCCCATAGGGAAATAGAAATCACCTGTGGCATAAGCAGGGTTTATAAAGGGGAAGAACTGCTGGGAGATGCATACCGGGACTGTGTTTATGCCATCAACGGAAGACTGCTTGATGAAAAGACCAGAGTGTTTGAATATGAACCGGAGCTTTCTATGGAACAGATCCTGACACAGCAGGAGGAGCTGTTGATCTACGAAAGTGTGATGAAGGGAAGCTACCAGCAGGCTGAGGCTGCTCTCCGACAGTTTTTTGTAAAATGCAAGGAGGGAATCTGGAATGTATATTCCTTATACAGCGGTATCATGCAGATTTTTTCCGTGATCAGCAGAGCCTATTGTAACAGGGAGGCTTCTTCTGAATCAGAAGAGGTAAACCGGTATCTTCTGTTTTCCTTCAAATCAGATCTTTATCAGTTCCGGACCATGGAAGAGCTTGAGCGGTATATGTTTAAAATTCTGGAAAACACCTGCGGCTCCCAGGAGGAAAAAGGTAGCATCATCGAGGAGATCAAGAATTACGTATCCCTTAACTTCCGGTACGAGATTTCCTTAAATGAACTGGCGGCCCATAAGTATTTTATGAATTCCAGTTATTTAAGCCGTCTGTTTAAATCAGAAACAGGGATGAATTTTTCCAAATACTTAATTACCTACCGCATGGAACGGGCAAAGGAGCTTTTAAAAAATACAGTTTTTAAGATAAGCGAAATCGCCGATTATGTAGGCTATAATGATACCTCCTATTTTATCCACACCTTCAAGCGCCTTTATCAGATGACTCCCGAGCAATATCGCGCCCAGGTAGAAAAAAGGTAA
- a CDS encoding sensor histidine kinase gives MLKRFRRLSFQSKILLTYLLLLLFTVVIFAICYIQGVSSALTYNIEYMKQSNQQKNMNLDIAMGNNISLNLLHLIDPKINVILHEKSSNMSPKDRYERDYYMQTVLKMLTVINPHVQRTTILTSAGDTYCSINNISEDYIKNAWKTIESVDWKTKSQKYYTIPYPQKIGNTGYSLVTVYHQLSDIGEYKTYGYLLADLDFGSIAKDFNSTDAADGLASSFAIVYKNQVIYNSRNAHINLETDLSEKEKQEAFPHLEQIEASGKGSGQLSLNGTLCIAAVLKNESTGWYLVQYIPKHLLINTSMESMLNVMAWVMLILTAAGILSLILSRQVSRPIKALAETMNQARQGEVKLLTGLEPREDEIGNLIEIYNEMGKRINDSITKLYIMQINQKQAELKMLQFQINPHFLYNALNTVTAIARLEEIKEIPAITESLSDMFRYNIKGTDFVTVKDEVIQLKNYIRIQSIRFPGRFAVEYDIPGEYENNGVIKFILQPIVENSIQHAFKSKRDQDFLKISVSPDSEDYLMISVYDDGCGMPKEKVDELNHALWNTKANTLLGEDGTGIGLANVNARLKNFYGEDCGIVVESRYGSFTCIHMRIKRTKEG, from the coding sequence ATGCTCAAACGATTCCGAAGATTATCTTTTCAGTCCAAAATACTGCTTACCTATTTGCTCTTACTGCTGTTTACCGTGGTTATTTTTGCCATCTGCTATATTCAGGGGGTCTCTTCTGCCCTTACCTACAACATTGAATACATGAAACAGTCGAACCAGCAGAAAAACATGAACTTAGATATTGCCATGGGAAATAACATCTCCTTAAATCTTCTGCATCTCATCGATCCCAAGATCAATGTCATACTCCATGAAAAGTCCAGTAACATGTCCCCCAAAGACCGTTACGAAAGAGACTATTATATGCAGACCGTTCTAAAAATGCTTACGGTCATCAATCCCCATGTACAAAGGACAACCATCCTGACATCTGCAGGAGACACCTATTGCAGCATAAACAATATATCAGAGGATTATATAAAAAATGCATGGAAGACCATCGAAAGTGTTGATTGGAAAACAAAGAGCCAGAAATACTATACAATCCCTTATCCCCAGAAAATAGGCAATACCGGCTATTCCCTGGTAACGGTATACCACCAGCTTTCGGATATCGGCGAGTATAAAACCTATGGATATCTGCTGGCAGACTTGGATTTTGGGTCCATTGCAAAAGATTTTAATTCCACTGATGCAGCGGACGGTCTGGCTTCTTCCTTTGCCATTGTATATAAAAACCAGGTCATCTATAATTCCAGAAACGCCCACATCAATCTGGAAACCGACCTTTCAGAAAAGGAAAAGCAGGAGGCCTTTCCTCATCTGGAGCAGATTGAGGCCTCCGGAAAGGGATCAGGGCAGCTTTCTCTAAATGGTACCCTCTGCATTGCTGCTGTTTTAAAAAATGAATCCACCGGCTGGTATCTGGTACAGTATATCCCAAAGCACCTGCTGATCAACACCAGCATGGAAAGCATGTTAAATGTCATGGCATGGGTGATGCTTATCCTGACTGCAGCAGGGATCTTAAGCCTTATATTATCCAGGCAGGTCAGCCGGCCGATCAAAGCACTGGCAGAAACCATGAACCAGGCAAGGCAGGGAGAAGTAAAGCTTTTAACAGGATTAGAGCCCAGGGAGGATGAAATCGGAAACTTAATTGAAATCTATAATGAAATGGGAAAGAGGATCAATGACAGCATTACCAAACTGTATATTATGCAGATCAATCAAAAGCAGGCAGAGCTTAAAATGCTTCAGTTCCAGATCAATCCCCATTTTTTGTATAATGCGCTGAACACGGTTACAGCCATTGCCAGGCTGGAAGAAATTAAAGAAATCCCAGCCATTACAGAAAGTCTGTCGGATATGTTCCGCTATAACATAAAAGGGACTGATTTTGTAACCGTAAAGGATGAAGTGATTCAGCTAAAGAACTATATCCGAATCCAGTCCATCCGGTTCCCCGGGCGCTTTGCAGTGGAGTATGATATCCCCGGGGAATACGAAAATAATGGGGTTATTAAATTCATCCTGCAGCCCATTGTGGAAAACTCCATACAACATGCGTTTAAGAGTAAACGGGACCAGGACTTTTTAAAGATCTCCGTATCACCGGACTCGGAAGACTATCTTATGATTTCCGTGTACGATGACGGGTGCGGTATGCCAAAAGAGAAGGTGGATGAATTAAACCATGCATTATGGAATACAAAAGCCAACACCCTGCTGGGAGAGGATGGAACAGGCATCGGATTAGCCAATGTAAATGCAAGGCTTAAAAACTTTTATGGAGAAGATTGCGGAATTGTGGTGGAAAGCCGGTATGGAAGCTTTACCTGCATTCACATGCGGATCAAGAGAACGAAGGAGGGGTAG
- a CDS encoding AraC family transcriptional regulator, with translation MNPETKSKLKEGRPHGTSSFPCGIYRTQSAQKGILVKHHWHEEIEMIHFLKGHFRLLVNMESYEIKEECIFFINPGELHGIISESKSLKEEHAIVFQPGLLSFDAYDSAQMYLINPLKNNKLSFPRCLQPDHPSYASILECFMNVTDSFGGEEGLEQEEDVFEAVISQLKIKASLLKMLATLYQFHLYSDSHHNTDTRVELIKASITFIRNHYREKIYIRDLASLANMNEQYFCRFFKKALGRTPTEYINDYRIRKAITLLETTDLPVMNICLDSGFFNLGNFLKIFRRYTGTTPLQYRKEKSK, from the coding sequence ATGAATCCAGAGACAAAATCCAAATTAAAAGAGGGACGTCCCCATGGTACCAGTTCTTTTCCATGTGGGATTTACCGGACACAATCAGCGCAAAAAGGCATCTTAGTAAAGCACCACTGGCACGAGGAAATTGAAATGATCCACTTCCTTAAAGGGCATTTTCGTTTATTAGTCAACATGGAGTCCTATGAAATCAAGGAAGAATGTATTTTTTTTATCAATCCGGGGGAGCTTCATGGAATCATCAGTGAATCCAAAAGCCTAAAAGAGGAACATGCCATCGTGTTCCAGCCGGGTCTTTTAAGCTTCGATGCTTATGATTCCGCACAGATGTATTTAATCAATCCCCTAAAAAACAATAAACTTTCCTTTCCCAGATGCCTTCAGCCAGATCATCCGTCTTATGCTTCTATTCTGGAGTGCTTTATGAATGTGACCGATTCCTTCGGCGGAGAGGAAGGCTTAGAGCAGGAGGAAGACGTTTTTGAAGCTGTGATCTCCCAGCTTAAGATCAAAGCTTCCCTTCTTAAAATGCTTGCCACTTTGTATCAGTTCCACCTGTATTCCGATTCCCACCACAACACGGATACGCGGGTAGAACTGATCAAAGCCTCTATTACCTTTATCAGGAACCATTACAGGGAAAAGATTTATATCCGTGACCTTGCGTCCCTAGCCAATATGAACGAACAGTACTTCTGCCGCTTTTTTAAAAAGGCCCTTGGCAGGACTCCCACCGAATACATCAATGATTACCGGATCCGAAAGGCAATTACTTTGCTGGAGACAACCGATCTGCCGGTCATGAACATATGCCTGGATTCCGGCTTTTTTAACCTTGGAAATTTTTTAAAAATATTCCGGAGGTATACCGGAACGACTCCCTTGCAATATCGGAAAGAAAAGTCAAAATAG
- a CDS encoding glycoside hydrolase family 13 protein gives MTKKWWHDKTAYQIYPKSFLDTNGDGIGDLKGIISKLDYLKDLGVDILWLSPIYVSPFADQGYDIADYYNIDPRFGTMEDMEELIEKAKEREMYIVMDLVVNHCSDEHEWFKKACADPDGEYGNYFYIREKKDGKSPTNWRSYFGNSVWSDIPGTNKQYLHSFHKKQPDLNWENEAVREEVYKNINWWLDKGLGGFRIDAIINIKKALPLQDYEPDRADGLCSIQEMLSRANGVGEFLGEMRDRCFKPHDAFTVGEVFDEKPEELESFIGENGYFSSKFDFNETIFGGSEKGWYDAKAITPEDYKRCCFAAQRHVGTTGFLSNIIENHDEPRGVSHYLPEGECSLEAKKMLGGLNFMLRGIPFIYQGQEIGMENTVFSSIDEVDDIATLDQYKTALEAGYSPEEALNIVSRYSRDNARTPMQWDASANSGFSEGTPWLKVNPNYRDINVADQMTDDHSVFMFYKKLIQLRKHPRWKETIIYGTLEPVLEDETNIMAYYRKGPETLLIIGNFQKDAQEVPLPRMPKTVLINNYDEVSFDETRIHLKGWQFLVMEI, from the coding sequence ATGACTAAGAAATGGTGGCATGATAAAACAGCTTATCAGATTTATCCAAAGAGCTTTCTGGATACCAATGGAGACGGCATTGGAGACTTAAAAGGGATTATCAGTAAATTGGATTATTTGAAGGACTTAGGTGTGGATATCCTGTGGCTTTCCCCGATATATGTTTCCCCTTTTGCAGATCAGGGATATGACATTGCCGATTATTACAACATAGACCCCAGGTTCGGGACCATGGAGGATATGGAGGAACTCATTGAAAAAGCGAAAGAACGAGAGATGTATATCGTCATGGATCTGGTCGTAAACCATTGCTCCGATGAGCATGAATGGTTTAAAAAGGCGTGTGCCGATCCGGATGGTGAATATGGAAACTACTTTTATATCCGTGAGAAAAAAGATGGTAAATCACCGACCAACTGGCGTTCCTACTTTGGGAATTCTGTGTGGAGCGATATTCCCGGTACCAATAAGCAGTATCTCCACTCGTTCCATAAGAAACAGCCGGACTTAAACTGGGAAAATGAAGCAGTCCGGGAGGAAGTCTATAAAAATATCAATTGGTGGCTGGATAAAGGATTGGGCGGTTTCCGGATCGATGCAATCATTAATATAAAAAAGGCCCTTCCCTTACAGGATTATGAACCGGACCGGGCGGATGGTTTATGCAGCATCCAGGAAATGCTGTCCCGCGCCAATGGAGTCGGTGAGTTTTTAGGCGAAATGCGGGACCGCTGCTTTAAACCTCATGATGCCTTTACCGTTGGGGAGGTCTTTGATGAAAAGCCGGAAGAATTAGAATCCTTTATTGGTGAAAATGGTTACTTTTCCAGCAAATTTGATTTTAATGAAACCATATTCGGAGGAAGCGAAAAGGGCTGGTACGATGCCAAAGCGATCACTCCGGAAGATTATAAGCGTTGCTGCTTTGCCGCCCAAAGGCATGTGGGAACAACCGGATTTTTATCCAACATCATTGAAAACCATGATGAGCCAAGAGGAGTCAGCCATTACCTTCCGGAAGGAGAATGCAGCCTGGAAGCCAAAAAGATGCTTGGCGGCTTAAACTTTATGCTCCGGGGAATCCCCTTTATTTATCAGGGACAGGAAATCGGTATGGAAAATACTGTTTTTTCCAGCATTGATGAAGTGGATGATATTGCCACTCTTGACCAGTACAAGACCGCCCTGGAGGCAGGGTACTCACCGGAAGAGGCGCTTAACATTGTAAGCCGCTACAGCAGGGATAATGCAAGAACTCCCATGCAGTGGGATGCATCGGCCAATTCCGGCTTTTCGGAAGGCACTCCCTGGCTGAAGGTAAACCCTAATTACAGGGATATTAATGTGGCTGACCAGATGACCGATGATCATTCAGTTTTCATGTTCTATAAAAAACTGATCCAGTTAAGGAAACATCCCAGGTGGAAGGAAACCATAATCTATGGAACCCTGGAACCTGTTCTTGAGGATGAAACGAATATTATGGCTTACTACCGGAAAGGGCCGGAAACACTTCTTATCATTGGAAATTTTCAAAAGGATGCACAGGAAGTACCTCTTCCCCGGATGCCAAAGACCGTTTTGATCAATAACTATGACGAAGTATCTTTTGACGAGACCAGGATTCATTTAAAGGGCTGGCAGTTCCTTGTGATGGAAATTTAA
- a CDS encoding DUF1349 domain-containing protein: MNDKEFFWIRKPKFWDFSDDVLTMTTEPNTDLWQRTYYGFQVDNAPVFLMKTTEPYFSLVVKTEYESKRRFDQCGIAVYLDSDNWIKASVEYENEQYQRLGSVVTNHGYSDWATTDIDASIKAMWYRLSRRESDYCLEYSFDGNCFKQMRILHLFQGAKQIQFGFYACSPENSSFKATFRNIQISECKWEAHK, translated from the coding sequence ATGAATGATAAAGAATTTTTCTGGATCCGCAAGCCAAAGTTCTGGGATTTCTCTGATGATGTTCTCACCATGACAACCGAACCAAACACAGACCTCTGGCAGCGGACCTATTATGGTTTCCAGGTGGATAATGCACCTGTATTTCTGATGAAAACAACGGAACCCTATTTTTCATTAGTTGTGAAAACAGAGTATGAAAGCAAACGCAGATTTGACCAGTGCGGCATCGCCGTTTATTTAGACAGTGATAACTGGATAAAAGCTTCTGTTGAATATGAGAATGAGCAATATCAGAGGCTGGGCAGTGTAGTGACCAATCACGGATATTCAGACTGGGCGACGACTGATATTGATGCATCGATCAAGGCGATGTGGTATCGTCTGAGCCGGCGTGAATCGGATTATTGTCTGGAATACAGCTTTGATGGCAATTGTTTTAAGCAAATGAGAATCCTCCATTTGTTTCAGGGAGCTAAACAAATACAATTTGGATTCTATGCATGCAGTCCTGAAAATTCATCATTCAAAGCAACATTCCGCAACATCCAGATAAGCGAATGCAAATGGGAAGCTCATAAATAA
- a CDS encoding PTS transporter subunit EIIC — MRDKVVKSMQSFSKAMIGPVLFLPVVGMMIALTAIMTNTAFVSEGGLMWTVGKFFNSMLNSIMGNLSILFCVGIANGMAKKKKADASFVALMSYIMFLGANSKWLELSGKMVEGATAGALYGTGQTIQLGFHVTDMGVFLGMIIGVLVALVHNKHCDTEFKGGFAPYGNSKLVYMIMIPVIAVLSIGVTYVWPGVANGISALTGFMSTAGAAGVFVYGFLNRFLIPTGLHHLIWSPFLYSAVGGQAVIGGESVIGAKPIFLALLSDPAAGMMPDTSRFLTYGLMKTFGIIGVALAFYVTARKAKKANLKAQMIPATLTAVIAGITEPLEFTFIFAAPLLWLVYSVLDGFFQMVVYLIGVRVCATNGILDFLVLNLPAGIGRTLWPLYVLVGLIEIVVIFVVFKFMIEKLNLKTPGREDDDTDMALDLNANAAAVKKELKTKQSGTGETEEDRLNQGRIIVEALGGKENILSLENCFSRLRVEVADNSRIDEEALKGTGAAGIMKKGNDVQVVYGLSVSKMRTLVDDALEKMESQK; from the coding sequence ATGAGGGATAAAGTAGTAAAATCCATGCAAAGCTTTTCCAAAGCGATGATTGGACCAGTGTTATTTTTGCCTGTCGTAGGTATGATGATTGCTTTAACAGCGATCATGACCAATACCGCATTTGTTTCAGAAGGTGGACTTATGTGGACGGTTGGCAAATTTTTTAACAGTATGCTGAATTCCATAATGGGGAATTTAAGTATTTTATTTTGTGTGGGAATTGCAAATGGTATGGCAAAAAAGAAAAAAGCAGATGCATCATTCGTAGCGCTGATGTCATACATCATGTTCTTAGGTGCCAACAGCAAGTGGCTGGAACTGTCAGGAAAGATGGTGGAAGGGGCAACTGCCGGTGCCTTATATGGTACAGGACAAACCATTCAGTTAGGATTTCATGTAACAGATATGGGCGTGTTTCTTGGTATGATCATCGGTGTTCTGGTGGCCCTGGTTCACAACAAACACTGTGATACCGAGTTCAAGGGCGGATTCGCTCCTTATGGCAACAGCAAGCTTGTTTACATGATCATGATCCCGGTAATTGCAGTATTAAGCATTGGCGTGACTTATGTGTGGCCGGGAGTCGCAAACGGAATATCTGCTCTGACCGGTTTTATGAGTACTGCCGGAGCAGCAGGTGTATTTGTATACGGATTCTTAAACCGGTTCCTGATCCCTACCGGTCTGCACCACTTAATCTGGTCACCGTTCCTTTATTCGGCGGTTGGCGGGCAGGCGGTGATCGGCGGAGAAAGCGTAATTGGAGCAAAGCCGATCTTCCTGGCACTGTTAAGTGATCCAGCAGCCGGAATGATGCCGGATACCAGCCGTTTCCTGACCTATGGCCTGATGAAGACATTTGGTATCATCGGTGTGGCACTGGCTTTCTATGTAACAGCCAGGAAAGCGAAAAAGGCGAACTTAAAGGCTCAGATGATCCCGGCTACTTTAACTGCTGTGATCGCCGGAATTACTGAACCCCTGGAATTTACCTTTATTTTTGCAGCTCCTTTATTATGGCTGGTATATTCCGTTCTGGATGGCTTTTTTCAGATGGTAGTTTACTTGATCGGCGTCCGTGTCTGTGCCACCAACGGAATCCTGGATTTCCTTGTATTAAATCTTCCGGCAGGAATCGGCAGAACCTTATGGCCTTTGTATGTACTGGTCGGCCTTATTGAGATCGTTGTGATTTTTGTTGTCTTTAAGTTTATGATTGAAAAGCTGAACTTAAAAACTCCGGGACGCGAGGATGATGATACGGATATGGCTTTGGATTTAAATGCCAATGCAGCAGCAGTAAAAAAAGAATTAAAGACAAAACAGTCCGGAACCGGAGAGACAGAGGAAGACCGGTTGAACCAGGGCAGGATCATCGTAGAAGCATTAGGCGGGAAAGAAAATATTTTAAGTCTGGAAAACTGCTTTTCCAGGTTAAGAGTAGAAGTTGCAGACAATTCAAGGATTGATGAAGAGGCATTAAAGGGCACCGGAGCAGCCGGTATTATGAAAAAGGGAAATGATGTCCAGGTAGTTTACGGCCTTAGCGTCTCTAAAATGAGAACCTTGGTGGATGATGCGTTAGAGAAGATGGAATCACAGAAATAG